A region of Coccinella septempunctata chromosome 5, icCocSept1.1, whole genome shotgun sequence DNA encodes the following proteins:
- the LOC123313698 gene encoding centromere protein S-like isoform X1: MSFQNAKHNIYSTSRKICREVGDEMGVEYEANALDLIAELAVKKLSLYATDLEAFQKHAKRSTVNADDVKLLVRRNDSLKELVDNKHNDLQGNKPPEANVGVKRKRKTNT; the protein is encoded by the exons aatgcaAAACACAACATCTATAGTACTTCCAGAAAAATTTGTAGAGAAGTTGGAGATGAAATGGGTGTAGAATATGAGGCAAACGCCTTGGATCTCATTGCAGAACTTGCCGTGAAAAAACTGTCTTTATATGCTACTGATCTAGAAGCTTTTCAAAA ACATGCAAAAAGATCCACAGTAAATGCAGATGATGTCAAATTACTCGTCAGAAGGAATGATTCCCTT AAAGAATTAGTGGATAACAAACACAACGATCTTCAGGGGAATAAACCACCAGAAGCAAATGTAGGTGTCAAAAGAAAAAGGAAGACAAACACTTGA
- the LOC123313698 gene encoding uncharacterized protein LOC123313698 isoform X2, producing the protein MSFQNAKHNIYSTSRKICREVGDEMGVEYEANALDLIAELAVKKLSLYATDLEAFQKCVYCKKELVDNKHNDLQGNKPPEANVGVKRKRKTNT; encoded by the exons aatgcaAAACACAACATCTATAGTACTTCCAGAAAAATTTGTAGAGAAGTTGGAGATGAAATGGGTGTAGAATATGAGGCAAACGCCTTGGATCTCATTGCAGAACTTGCCGTGAAAAAACTGTCTTTATATGCTACTGATCTAGAAGCTTTTCAAAAGTGCGTATACTGTAAG AAAGAATTAGTGGATAACAAACACAACGATCTTCAGGGGAATAAACCACCAGAAGCAAATGTAGGTGTCAAAAGAAAAAGGAAGACAAACACTTGA